ATCGGTGGGTCAGCCTGCAGCAATGTCGAATGTGTAGCCGCCATCGCGAGCAAGCTCGCTCCCACAGTGGTTCTGCATCGGGCACAGGCTTTGTGTCCAGCTCAGAATAGTGGTTCTGCATCTAGCTCTAGATTTGTGTTCACAGCAGATCCCCTGTGGGAGCGAGCCTGCTCGCGATGGCGGCGACTCGGTTTGAAAGCTATCGATAAACCCCATCCTTCCCATGCCCAACCATCGCCCGATTGCTGCGCAGGCTGATCATCGACTTGATGTCGATCCATTCGATGCCCTGGGCCTTGAGCTTGGGCAGTTCGCGTTCGAGCACGGCCAGGGTCTGCGGGTAGGGATGGCCGATCATCACCGCCGAGCCTTGCCGGCGGGCCAGGTCGATGGCGGTCTGGAGCTGGTGGGCGATGGCCGTTTCGGTGCGCTCGTCGTCCAGGAACACGTCCCGCGACACGCTGGCGAGGCCAATCTTTTGCGCCTCGGCGGCGGCGACTGTCTGGGCGCTGGTGCGGCTATCGACGAAAAACTTGTGTCGCTGCTGCAAATTCGCCATCAGCCACGCCATGGCCTGGGGTTGGGCGGTCATGCGGCTGCCCATGTGGTTGTTGATCCCGCTGGTATAAGGCACGGCAGCAAACGCGGCGTCGAGGCGCTTGCCCAGTTCTTCGATGGGCAGCTCAGGATGCCAGGCGAACGGCCCGGTGGCCGGGTCCATGGGCATGTGCAGCATGACCAGTTTGCCGGCGCGATGGGCCTCGCGGGCAAATTCGGCGGCGTGGGGTGTATCAGGCATGATCGCCGCGGTGACCGGGCCGGGGAGGGCCAGTACCCGACGATCCCGAGGCAGGTTTTGCCCCAGGTCATCGATGATCAGGCTCAGGTACGCCTTGTGCGGCGAAGAGGGTGTGGCGGGCGCCGCGTTAACGGCTCCCGCCAGCAGGCACAGCAGGACGAAGGTGAAACGCAGGCCCATCTCAGCGGCCGGACGTGATGTTCAACCCTTTGAGCAGGCTCAAGGCCTGGGCCAATTGATAGTCGTCATCCTGTGGCATTGGCTTGGCTTTGCCACCGGAA
The sequence above is drawn from the Pseudomonas sp. St316 genome and encodes:
- a CDS encoding divergent polysaccharide deacetylase family protein, which translates into the protein MGLRFTFVLLCLLAGAVNAAPATPSSPHKAYLSLIIDDLGQNLPRDRRVLALPGPVTAAIMPDTPHAAEFAREAHRAGKLVMLHMPMDPATGPFAWHPELPIEELGKRLDAAFAAVPYTSGINNHMGSRMTAQPQAMAWLMANLQQRHKFFVDSRTSAQTVAAAEAQKIGLASVSRDVFLDDERTETAIAHQLQTAIDLARRQGSAVMIGHPYPQTLAVLERELPKLKAQGIEWIDIKSMISLRSNRAMVGHGKDGVYR